From Amycolatopsis sp. cg9, one genomic window encodes:
- a CDS encoding MarR family winged helix-turn-helix transcriptional regulator, with protein MHPDPDTASRVSADAELADLAWRVREGVGRLNWRMRAERDPSGPGPAVLAVLSRLYRAGTHTPTELAEAERLQPQSLTRILAWVSERELVTRTADPEDGRRSLISITPAGLAVLREYSVQRERWLAAALESTLSPTERQLLKLAADLLVRVADA; from the coding sequence GCGCGTGAGCGCCGACGCCGAGCTAGCCGACCTGGCCTGGCGGGTCCGCGAGGGCGTCGGGCGGCTCAACTGGCGGATGCGCGCCGAGCGCGACCCGAGCGGCCCCGGCCCGGCGGTGCTCGCGGTGCTGAGCCGGCTCTACCGGGCGGGCACGCACACGCCGACCGAGCTGGCCGAGGCGGAACGGCTGCAGCCGCAGTCGCTGACGCGGATCCTCGCGTGGGTGTCGGAGCGCGAGCTGGTCACCCGGACGGCCGATCCGGAGGACGGGCGCCGCTCGCTGATCAGCATCACCCCGGCGGGGCTGGCGGTGCTGCGGGAGTACAGCGTGCAGCGGGAACGGTGGCTGGCGGCGGCGCTGGAGTCGACGTTGTCGCCGACCGAGCGGCAGCTGCTCAAGCTGGCGGCCGATCTGCTGGTGCGGGTGGCGGACGCCTGA